One region of Azoarcus sp. CIB genomic DNA includes:
- a CDS encoding MerR family DNA-binding transcriptional regulator — MASEQTYTITELAREFDVTPRAIRFYEDQGLLKPSRVGRSRVYTKSDRTRLKLTLRGKRLGLSLAEIKELIEMHGGVRNAAPQLLRFLVVLADRRAALEQQREDIEAVLGEIDSLERQCSELLGHETSSAAEERAEVVRRMRAGT; from the coding sequence ATGGCAAGCGAACAAACCTACACCATCACGGAACTCGCACGGGAATTCGACGTGACCCCGCGGGCGATCCGCTTCTACGAAGACCAGGGGCTGCTGAAGCCTTCGCGTGTCGGCCGTAGCCGCGTTTACACGAAATCCGACCGCACCCGCCTCAAGCTGACGCTGCGCGGTAAACGCCTGGGCCTGTCGCTCGCAGAGATCAAGGAGCTGATCGAGATGCACGGTGGCGTGCGCAACGCGGCGCCCCAGTTGCTGCGTTTTCTCGTCGTGCTCGCCGACCGGCGTGCCGCGCTCGAACAGCAGCGCGAGGACATCGAGGCCGTGCTGGGCGAGATCGATTCGCTGGAGCGGCAGTGCTCGGAACTGCTCGGCCACGAGACGTCCAGCGCCGCCGAAGAACGCGCGGAAGTCGTTCGCCGCATGCGCGCCGGGACTTGA
- the can gene encoding carbonate dehydratase: protein MAAKLRILSADDTVELDHVRQFFRNYAAWLGVDLCFQGFGDEMAALPGAYAAPEGRLFYAEKDGQPAGCVGLRPTTGGMCEMKRLYVEPAHRGLGIGRDLVLAAIRSAKDLGYRRIMLDTMPAMRIALKLYREMGFTEAPAYYPTPVEGAILLSLDLENWSEEEVANENLFHLFDYNRAWAQQMRQVDAEFFEKLSKLQSPEYLWIGCSDSRVPANQIIGLLPGEVFVHRNVANVVVHTDLNCLSVIQFAVDVLKVKHIMVVGHYGCGGVKSALMSERIGLVDLWLRHVQDVHVKHQKSVDALAPELAHDRLCELNALEQVVNVCQTVVVQDAWRRGQPLTVHAWIYGLKDGLVRDLGLNVRRPEDLMPRYVAALESLA from the coding sequence ATGGCAGCGAAGCTTCGTATATTGAGTGCTGACGACACCGTCGAACTGGATCACGTACGCCAGTTCTTCCGCAATTACGCGGCGTGGCTGGGTGTGGACCTGTGCTTCCAGGGCTTCGGCGACGAGATGGCCGCGCTGCCCGGAGCCTATGCGGCGCCCGAGGGGCGTCTGTTCTATGCCGAGAAGGACGGTCAGCCGGCCGGCTGCGTGGGCCTGCGTCCGACTACCGGCGGCATGTGCGAGATGAAGCGCCTGTACGTCGAGCCCGCACACCGTGGGCTGGGCATCGGCCGTGATCTCGTGCTCGCGGCGATCCGCAGCGCGAAGGACCTCGGCTACCGCCGCATCATGCTCGACACCATGCCGGCGATGCGCATCGCGCTGAAGCTGTACCGCGAGATGGGCTTCACGGAAGCGCCGGCCTACTACCCGACGCCGGTCGAGGGCGCGATCCTGCTTTCGCTGGACCTTGAGAACTGGTCCGAGGAAGAGGTCGCGAACGAGAACCTGTTCCACCTGTTCGACTACAACCGCGCCTGGGCGCAGCAGATGCGCCAGGTGGATGCGGAGTTCTTCGAGAAGCTGTCCAAGCTGCAGTCGCCCGAGTACCTGTGGATCGGCTGCTCGGACTCGCGCGTGCCGGCGAACCAGATCATCGGCCTGCTGCCGGGCGAGGTCTTCGTGCATCGCAACGTCGCGAACGTCGTCGTGCATACCGACCTCAACTGCCTGTCGGTGATCCAGTTCGCCGTCGACGTGCTGAAGGTCAAGCACATCATGGTCGTCGGCCACTACGGCTGTGGCGGTGTGAAATCGGCCCTGATGAGCGAGCGCATCGGGCTGGTCGACTTGTGGCTGCGCCATGTGCAAGACGTGCATGTGAAGCACCAGAAGTCCGTCGACGCGCTTGCGCCCGAACTCGCCCACGACCGCCTGTGCGAGCTGAACGCGCTGGAGCAGGTCGTGAACGTATGTCAGACGGTGGTGGTGCAGGACGCATGGCGCCGCGGCCAGCCGCTGACGGTGCATGCATGGATCTATGGATTGAAGGACGGACTGGTGCGCGACCTGGGGCTCAACGTGCGCCGTCCGGAAGACCTGATGCCGCGCTATGTCGCGGCGCTCGAATCACTGGCCTGA
- a CDS encoding acyl-CoA dehydrogenase has product MILTQEQEMIRDSLRAFAQERLAPFAAEWDRNHTFPRAALKELAELGALGMVVPEQWGGAGMDYVSLVLALEEIAAGDGATSTIVSVQNSLACGIPNRYGSDAQKEEWLKPLARGEKLGCFCLTEPHVGSDASALKTTAVRDGDAWVINGVKQFITTGREADVAIVFAVTDKTAGKKGISCFLVPTNTPGYIVARIEEKMGQKASDTAQILFENCRVPADALLGAEGEGYKIALSNLEAGRIGIAAQCLGMARAALEAAVKYAHERETFGKPIFEHQAVNFRLADMATQLEAARQLVWHAATLKDAGRPCLKEASMAKLFASEMAEKVCSDAIQIHGGYGYVSDFPVERIYRDVRVCQIYEGASDIQRLVIGRSLAL; this is encoded by the coding sequence ATGATCCTCACGCAAGAACAGGAAATGATCCGTGACTCCCTGCGCGCCTTCGCGCAGGAGCGCCTGGCCCCCTTCGCCGCCGAATGGGACCGCAACCACACCTTCCCGCGCGCGGCGCTCAAGGAACTCGCCGAGCTCGGCGCGCTGGGCATGGTCGTGCCCGAGCAGTGGGGCGGCGCGGGCATGGACTACGTGAGTCTCGTACTCGCGCTGGAAGAGATCGCCGCCGGCGACGGCGCGACCTCGACCATCGTCAGTGTGCAGAACTCGCTCGCCTGCGGCATCCCGAACCGCTACGGCTCGGATGCGCAGAAGGAAGAGTGGCTGAAGCCGCTCGCGCGCGGCGAGAAGCTGGGCTGCTTCTGCCTGACCGAGCCGCACGTGGGCTCGGACGCGTCGGCACTGAAGACCACCGCTGTTCGTGATGGTGACGCCTGGGTCATCAACGGCGTGAAGCAGTTCATCACGACCGGCCGCGAGGCCGACGTCGCGATCGTGTTCGCGGTGACCGACAAGACGGCCGGCAAGAAGGGCATCTCGTGCTTCCTCGTGCCGACGAACACGCCGGGCTACATCGTCGCGCGCATCGAGGAGAAGATGGGCCAGAAGGCCTCCGACACCGCGCAGATTCTCTTCGAGAACTGCCGCGTGCCGGCCGACGCGCTGCTCGGCGCCGAAGGCGAAGGCTACAAGATCGCGCTGTCCAACCTCGAAGCGGGCCGCATCGGCATCGCTGCGCAGTGCCTGGGCATGGCGCGCGCGGCGCTGGAAGCGGCGGTGAAGTACGCGCACGAGCGCGAGACTTTCGGCAAGCCGATTTTCGAGCACCAGGCGGTGAACTTCCGTCTCGCGGACATGGCGACGCAACTCGAAGCCGCACGCCAGCTCGTGTGGCACGCCGCAACGCTGAAGGACGCCGGCCGGCCGTGCCTTAAGGAAGCCTCGATGGCGAAGCTCTTCGCTTCCGAGATGGCCGAGAAGGTGTGCTCGGACGCGATCCAGATCCACGGCGGCTACGGCTACGTCAGCGACTTCCCGGTCGAGCGCATCTACCGCGACGTGCGGGTGTGCCAGATCTACGAAGGCGCGAGCGACATCCAGCGTCTCGTGATCGGCCGTTCGCTGGCGCTCTGA
- a CDS encoding enoyl-CoA hydratase/isomerase family protein, which translates to MTYETLEIALEQGVATIWMNRPDVHNAFNAQLIADITAACRQLDADDAVRVVVLAGRGKSFSAGADLNWMKAAGEASVEANLADARKLAGMLRTLSEMRKPTIARVQGAALGGGMGLASACDICVASDKAVFATSEVKFGIIPSAISPYVIRAIGERQSYRYFQSAERISAQRAGEIGLAHEVVAADELDAKVSEVVLALLQGGPKSQAAAKDLIRAVANRPVSDEVVEDTAQRIAGLRATPEAKEGLDAFLSKRPAAWVPAP; encoded by the coding sequence TTGACATACGAAACCCTCGAAATCGCGCTCGAACAGGGTGTCGCGACAATCTGGATGAACCGTCCGGACGTCCATAACGCCTTCAACGCACAACTCATCGCCGACATTACGGCGGCCTGCCGCCAGCTCGACGCCGACGACGCGGTGCGTGTCGTCGTGCTCGCCGGGCGCGGCAAGAGCTTCTCGGCCGGCGCCGACCTCAACTGGATGAAGGCTGCGGGCGAGGCGAGCGTCGAGGCGAATCTCGCCGACGCACGCAAGCTCGCCGGCATGCTGCGCACGCTGTCCGAAATGCGCAAACCCACGATCGCGCGCGTGCAGGGCGCGGCGCTGGGCGGCGGCATGGGGCTCGCGTCCGCGTGTGACATCTGTGTCGCGTCCGACAAGGCCGTGTTCGCGACCTCCGAAGTCAAGTTCGGCATCATCCCGTCGGCGATCAGCCCCTACGTGATCCGCGCGATCGGTGAGCGCCAGTCCTACCGCTACTTCCAGTCGGCCGAGCGCATCTCGGCGCAGCGTGCCGGCGAGATCGGCCTCGCGCACGAGGTCGTCGCAGCCGACGAACTGGACGCGAAGGTGAGTGAAGTCGTCCTCGCGCTGCTGCAGGGCGGCCCGAAATCGCAGGCTGCGGCGAAGGACCTGATCCGCGCGGTCGCGAACCGCCCGGTTTCGGACGAGGTGGTCGAGGACACCGCGCAACGCATCGCCGGCCTGCGCGCGACGCCCGAGGCGAAGGAGGGGCTGGACGCCTTCCTGTCGAAGCGCCCCGCAGCCTGGGTTCCGGCGCCATAA
- a CDS encoding hydroxymethylglutaryl-CoA lyase, with protein sequence MQLPQKVRIVDVGPRDGLQNEKQTVSTETKVELIARLADAGLTAIEATSFVSPKWVPQMGDNAEVMARIARRPGVAYPVLTPNLKGFEAALAAGAEEVAVFGAASESFSQKNINCSIAESLERFLPVTEAAHAAGVKVRGYVSCVAGCPYEGPVAPEKVAEVAETLIAMGCYEVSLGDTIGSGNPANISRMLEAVIKRVPVERLAGHYHDTYGMAAANIYASLQMGVSVYDASVGGLGGCPYAAGASGNVATEDVVWLLNGLGIATGIDVERLVDIAAWISGVLGREPASRVARAVLAKRAKAACSG encoded by the coding sequence ATGCAACTGCCGCAAAAAGTGCGCATCGTCGACGTCGGTCCGCGCGACGGGCTGCAGAACGAGAAGCAGACCGTGTCGACCGAAACCAAGGTCGAACTCATCGCGCGTCTCGCCGACGCCGGCCTGACCGCGATCGAGGCGACCTCCTTCGTGTCGCCGAAATGGGTGCCGCAGATGGGCGACAACGCCGAGGTGATGGCGCGCATCGCCCGCCGGCCGGGCGTCGCCTACCCGGTGCTGACGCCGAACCTCAAAGGTTTTGAAGCGGCGCTCGCAGCCGGCGCCGAGGAAGTCGCGGTGTTCGGCGCGGCGTCCGAGTCCTTCAGCCAGAAGAACATCAACTGCTCGATCGCCGAATCGCTGGAGCGCTTCCTCCCGGTCACCGAGGCGGCGCACGCCGCGGGCGTGAAAGTGCGTGGCTACGTGTCCTGCGTCGCGGGCTGCCCCTACGAGGGGCCGGTCGCGCCGGAGAAGGTCGCCGAGGTGGCCGAAACGCTGATCGCGATGGGTTGCTATGAAGTGTCGCTGGGCGACACGATCGGCAGCGGCAATCCCGCGAACATCTCGCGCATGCTCGAAGCGGTGATCAAGCGCGTGCCGGTCGAGCGTCTCGCCGGCCATTATCACGACACCTACGGCATGGCCGCGGCGAACATCTACGCGTCGCTGCAGATGGGCGTGTCGGTGTACGACGCCTCCGTCGGCGGCCTGGGCGGCTGCCCGTATGCGGCCGGTGCGTCGGGCAACGTCGCGACCGAGGATGTCGTGTGGCTGCTGAACGGGCTGGGCATAGCCACCGGCATCGATGTGGAGCGCCTGGTCGACATCGCCGCTTGGATC